One genomic region from Spirulina subsalsa PCC 9445 encodes:
- the uvrC gene encoding excinuclease ABC subunit UvrC: MLNSTPSPPHIEQRLKEIPLEPGVYLMRDSHGQILYIGKSKKLRSRVRSYFRSSQPLSDRIALMVRQVADIEFIVTDTESEALALEANLVKQHQPYFNVLLKDDKKYPYICITWSDDYPRIFITRKRRLTQAKDRYYGPYVDTGVLRNTLHLIKRIFPLRQRPKPLFKDRPCLNYDIGRCPGVCQSLITPQDYQKIVQKVAMIFQGRTGELIDALTRQMEEASAELNFELAAKLRDQIQGLSQLQGEQKVSLPDDTISRDAIALATNEQHCCIQLFQIRAGKLVGRLGFFADAQSGTPGAILQRVLEEHYWQVDPVEIPSEILVQYDLPQGDLLTEWLTEKRGRKVHLLTPQRQTKAELVELVERNAQYELDWTQKKCDRNLEALQDLAQVLDLPTLPKRIEGYDISHIQGSNAVASQVVFIDGIPAKQHYRHYKIQNPEIRIGHSDDFASLAEVIGRRFRRYLDNPQLSPQEDPDFPDLVMIDGGKGQLSAVVAVLQSHPESSLLAELSVVSLAKQREEIFLPGQSKPLATDPDQPGVQLLRRLRDEAHRFAVTFHRQQRLEQSRRSRLEEIPGLGFERQKQLLAHFHAIDSIREATPEQLQQVPGIGQKLAQEIHNYFHP, translated from the coding sequence TTGCTAAACTCTACCCCTAGTCCCCCACACATTGAACAACGACTAAAGGAAATCCCCTTGGAACCGGGGGTGTATTTGATGCGAGATAGTCATGGGCAGATTCTCTATATCGGCAAATCCAAAAAATTGCGATCGCGAGTTCGTTCCTATTTTCGCTCCTCCCAACCCCTAAGTGACCGCATCGCCCTGATGGTGCGTCAAGTGGCAGATATTGAATTTATCGTCACCGATACTGAATCTGAAGCCCTAGCATTAGAAGCAAATTTAGTCAAGCAACATCAACCTTATTTTAATGTTCTGTTAAAAGATGACAAAAAATACCCCTATATTTGCATTACTTGGTCAGACGATTATCCCCGTATTTTTATCACCCGAAAACGACGACTCACCCAAGCCAAAGACCGCTACTATGGCCCCTATGTAGACACGGGAGTTTTACGCAATACCCTCCACCTCATTAAGCGGATTTTCCCCTTGCGTCAGCGTCCTAAACCCCTGTTTAAAGACCGTCCCTGTTTGAATTATGACATTGGGCGCTGTCCGGGAGTCTGTCAAAGTTTAATCACCCCCCAAGACTATCAGAAAATTGTCCAAAAAGTGGCGATGATTTTCCAAGGCAGAACCGGGGAATTAATTGATGCACTCACCCGACAAATGGAGGAAGCGTCGGCAGAATTAAACTTTGAACTGGCGGCTAAATTACGGGATCAAATTCAGGGGTTAAGTCAACTTCAGGGGGAGCAAAAAGTCTCTTTACCCGATGATACAATTTCCCGAGATGCTATTGCTTTGGCGACCAATGAACAGCATTGTTGTATTCAACTTTTCCAGATCCGTGCTGGGAAATTAGTAGGTCGTTTAGGCTTTTTTGCGGACGCTCAAAGTGGGACACCGGGGGCTATTTTACAACGAGTGTTAGAAGAACACTATTGGCAAGTTGACCCGGTAGAAATTCCCAGCGAAATTTTAGTTCAGTATGACCTGCCCCAAGGGGATTTATTAACCGAGTGGCTGACGGAAAAACGGGGGCGAAAAGTGCATCTGTTAACCCCCCAGCGCCAGACTAAGGCCGAATTAGTGGAACTGGTGGAACGCAATGCCCAGTATGAGTTAGACTGGACTCAGAAAAAATGCGATCGCAATCTAGAAGCCCTACAAGACCTCGCCCAAGTCTTAGACCTCCCCACCCTTCCCAAACGCATTGAGGGTTACGATATTTCCCACATTCAAGGGTCTAATGCCGTGGCCTCCCAAGTGGTTTTTATTGATGGCATCCCCGCGAAACAACATTACCGCCACTATAAGATTCAAAACCCAGAAATTAGGATAGGACATTCCGATGATTTCGCCAGTTTAGCCGAAGTCATCGGCCGTCGTTTTCGCCGTTATTTAGACAATCCCCAACTCTCCCCCCAAGAAGATCCCGATTTTCCCGATTTAGTCATGATTGACGGAGGGAAAGGACAACTTTCTGCGGTGGTGGCTGTTTTGCAGTCTCACCCAGAATCCTCTCTGTTGGCCGAGTTATCTGTAGTGAGTTTAGCCAAACAACGGGAGGAAATTTTTCTACCCGGACAGTCTAAACCGTTAGCCACAGATCCAGATCAACCGGGGGTTCAATTATTACGACGACTGCGGGATGAAGCCCATCGTTTTGCTGTCACCTTCCACCGTCAACAGCGCTTAGAACAGAGTCGGCGATCGCGCTTAGAAGAAATTCCCGGATTAGGATTTGAACGACAAAAGCAATTACTAGCTCATTTCCATGCCATTGACTCTATCCGAGAAGCGACCCCAGAGCAATTACAACAAGTCCCCGGAATTGGTCAAAAATTAGCCCAAGAAATTCACAACTATTTCCACCCCTAA
- a CDS encoding exosortase-dependent surface protein XDP2, translated as MNTKLSLSIFAGILASSLGLSSAAQAAGFYFQTNFSTNPSLSGDNRWRGDIMLDSVTFDGQTFSNFSLVDNVNILYNDAFTGGNTGAASADMGRLATIGLSQEDLTNEGAVEALGNQNLGSIIDGEDRGTVSMDLFFETAVNNLLFWERGRNSGMSIQALDKQGNLLGNLLNLDARQWADAGFRMGTMEIGNSVQNVGSIGISLEDLGLSSLIHGVRIVAKGNSFFNNTVSLDDLGLLENTGKNAAFYNGPDFKVVGLQTQPVPEPTMIIGLGAVAFGVLTTRRKRANNA; from the coding sequence ATGAACACTAAACTCAGCTTATCTATCTTTGCAGGAATTTTAGCCAGCAGCCTCGGATTAAGTAGTGCCGCGCAAGCAGCAGGTTTTTATTTCCAGACAAATTTTTCGACTAACCCCAGCTTAAGCGGAGATAATCGCTGGCGCGGTGATATCATGCTGGATTCCGTCACCTTTGATGGTCAGACATTTAGCAATTTCTCCTTAGTTGATAATGTGAACATCCTCTACAATGATGCCTTCACAGGGGGAAATACGGGGGCAGCCAGTGCGGATATGGGACGTTTAGCAACTATTGGTTTATCCCAAGAGGATCTCACCAATGAGGGGGCTGTAGAAGCGTTAGGAAATCAGAACCTGGGCAGCATTATTGATGGGGAAGATAGAGGGACTGTCTCAATGGATCTGTTCTTTGAAACAGCCGTGAATAACCTGTTGTTCTGGGAACGGGGCAGAAATAGCGGGATGTCTATTCAAGCCCTTGACAAACAAGGTAACTTGTTAGGAAATTTGCTCAATCTCGACGCTCGTCAGTGGGCTGATGCCGGATTCCGTATGGGTACGATGGAAATTGGCAATAGTGTTCAAAACGTGGGTTCTATTGGGATCTCTCTTGAGGATTTAGGACTTTCTTCTCTCATTCATGGGGTTCGTATAGTAGCGAAAGGAAACAGTTTCTTCAATAACACTGTTTCCTTAGATGATTTGGGATTGTTGGAAAATACGGGCAAAAATGCCGCTTTTTATAATGGCCCTGACTTTAAGGTGGTAGGTTTACAAACCCAACCCGTTCCCGAACCTACGATGATAATTGGTTTAGGTGCTGTCGCGTTCGGTGTGTTAACGACTCGTCGCAAACGGGCGAATAATGCCTAG
- the smpB gene encoding SsrA-binding protein SmpB — translation MGEEKSGVKIITDNRKARYLYEIVETYEAGIQLVGTEVKSIRAGRVNMQDGYGLIRNGEAWLINVHISPYQESSDYFNHDPRRTRKLLMKRKEINKLVGKLEQKGLTLVPLKMYFKRGWVKLVLGLGRGKKLHDKRETTKQRQDQRDMQRALKRF, via the coding sequence ATGGGAGAAGAGAAAAGCGGCGTTAAAATCATTACAGATAATCGTAAGGCGAGATATCTGTATGAAATCGTAGAAACCTACGAAGCCGGAATTCAATTAGTCGGTACCGAAGTTAAATCCATCCGTGCCGGACGGGTTAATATGCAGGATGGCTATGGGCTGATCCGTAACGGAGAAGCCTGGTTAATTAACGTTCATATCTCCCCTTACCAAGAGAGTAGCGATTACTTTAACCATGATCCTCGTCGGACGCGTAAGTTATTAATGAAACGCAAGGAAATTAATAAATTAGTCGGCAAATTGGAACAAAAAGGCTTAACCCTCGTGCCGTTGAAAATGTATTTTAAGCGAGGTTGGGTGAAACTGGTTCTCGGTTTAGGACGTGGGAAAAAACTCCACGATAAACGGGAAACGACGAAACAACGCCAAGATCAAAGAGATATGCAGCGCGCCTTGAAACGTTTCTAA
- a CDS encoding CAP domain-containing protein yields the protein MHRIQLCAIALLSGLTVVITPTTPLLAASNGSSLEPQNPLRVSQNPARVTAPELSPFETRVLREINSVRTNPSAYADWLESQRVHFNGNLLEIPGEPTIETQEGVDALDEAIRFLREARPLLPLQLSPGMSKAAQDHVADQGETGQTGNTGSDGSAFFERLSRYGRVNGPAAENITYGEESARIMVMRLIIDDGLSQRTQRNNLFNLDFRFMGLACGSHPTLTNMCTINFAGTYQEQPIATPSPTPPETPPETPSDTQPTSTPPTSTSAGVILIQEGVLQDGDPMYEDGSLYHEHRFRGEQGQSVTIRLESDDFDTFLAILNEEGTEVLAQNDDISENDTNSLVQMTLPYDGIYRVFVNGYNPTDRGRYRLVIY from the coding sequence ATGCACCGGATCCAACTTTGCGCGATCGCCCTCCTAAGTGGTTTAACGGTAGTCATAACCCCGACTACCCCCCTCTTAGCGGCCTCTAACGGTTCTTCCCTAGAACCTCAAAACCCCCTCCGAGTCAGTCAAAACCCCGCCCGAGTAACTGCCCCGGAATTATCCCCCTTTGAAACCCGGGTATTGCGAGAAATTAACAGTGTTCGCACCAATCCTTCAGCCTATGCTGACTGGTTAGAATCCCAGCGTGTCCACTTTAACGGCAACCTCCTAGAAATTCCCGGAGAACCAACCATTGAAACCCAAGAAGGAGTCGATGCCCTTGATGAAGCCATTCGCTTCCTGAGAGAAGCTCGTCCCCTCTTACCCTTACAACTGTCTCCCGGAATGTCGAAAGCCGCTCAAGATCACGTTGCAGATCAAGGGGAAACCGGACAAACTGGCAATACAGGCAGTGATGGCAGCGCCTTTTTTGAACGATTGAGTCGCTATGGTCGGGTCAACGGTCCGGCAGCAGAAAATATCACCTATGGGGAAGAGTCCGCCCGCATCATGGTTATGCGCTTAATTATCGATGATGGTTTATCCCAACGAACCCAGCGCAATAATTTGTTCAATCTTGATTTTAGATTTATGGGGTTAGCTTGTGGTTCACACCCGACCCTAACTAATATGTGTACCATCAATTTTGCTGGGACTTATCAAGAACAACCTATTGCCACTCCCTCCCCAACTCCTCCCGAAACGCCCCCAGAAACTCCCTCTGACACCCAACCGACCTCAACTCCTCCCACTAGCACCTCGGCAGGTGTCATTTTGATTCAAGAAGGCGTGCTACAAGATGGAGATCCCATGTACGAAGATGGAAGTCTTTACCATGAACATCGTTTTCGGGGAGAACAAGGTCAATCTGTCACCATTCGCCTAGAAAGTGATGATTTTGACACTTTCTTAGCCATTTTGAATGAAGAGGGAACAGAGGTTCTCGCACAAAATGATGACATTAGTGAAAATGATACCAACTCCTTAGTTCAGATGACCCTACCCTACGATGGCATCTATCGGGTGTTCGTCAATGGCTATAATCCAACCGATCGGGGGCGCTATCGGTTAGTGATTTACTGA
- a CDS encoding DUF2997 domain-containing protein, protein MAEYQKIEYRIGKDGKIVETVVDGISGPHCTKVTEEIEQAMGEIESQEFLPDYYQDSNILTQTESQSQSLEQQG, encoded by the coding sequence ATGGCAGAATACCAGAAAATTGAATACCGAATCGGCAAAGATGGCAAAATTGTTGAAACGGTTGTCGATGGCATTTCCGGCCCCCACTGTACGAAGGTGACGGAGGAGATTGAACAGGCAATGGGTGAAATTGAAAGCCAAGAATTTCTCCCGGACTATTACCAGGACTCGAATATCCTCACTCAAACGGAAAGCCAATCACAATCGCTGGAACAGCAGGGATAG
- the grpE gene encoding nucleotide exchange factor GrpE → MVDDPNLFWFGVVLWFGGTLALLTVVGSRMAREENLDCVYPGDELLRDRLLRANLSSWTALQRKAGLTPRELEQLRQGSIEKLELQQLQRLATTLNWTLEELLQQFGISFPSLGVAFQEIGKLHQKCQSLYDETVMLKGQLATAEEGLATAQAQVAQLEEQTTAQDQTLNEANYQVQQLQQQCRRMRAELQQGTEQIRGDIKTEVFEQLQTLLMNFPTACTMAEAKPNLPAKNLIALFTPLKNLLQTWGYEPIGSAWEQVIFDPQIHQGDRNDIQAGDLVYIRFVGYREGDRILCPAKVSRTLPKT, encoded by the coding sequence ATGGTTGATGACCCCAATCTTTTTTGGTTCGGTGTCGTTCTTTGGTTCGGGGGGACTCTGGCTCTGTTAACGGTGGTTGGGTCACGGATGGCGCGGGAGGAGAATCTAGATTGTGTCTATCCGGGAGATGAACTATTGCGCGATCGCCTTTTGCGGGCGAATCTCTCCAGTTGGACGGCTCTACAACGTAAGGCGGGCTTGACTCCTCGGGAGTTGGAACAGTTGCGTCAAGGGTCGATTGAAAAACTGGAGTTGCAACAGTTGCAACGCTTGGCAACAACCCTCAACTGGACTTTAGAGGAGTTGCTACAACAGTTTGGTATTTCTTTCCCGTCTTTGGGGGTGGCTTTCCAAGAAATTGGTAAGTTACATCAAAAATGCCAAAGTTTGTATGATGAAACCGTGATGCTCAAAGGGCAATTAGCAACAGCCGAAGAAGGTTTAGCAACGGCTCAAGCTCAGGTTGCCCAGTTGGAAGAACAGACCACGGCACAAGATCAAACCTTGAATGAGGCGAACTATCAGGTGCAACAATTACAACAACAATGTCGTCGGATGCGGGCGGAATTGCAACAGGGAACTGAGCAGATTCGCGGGGATATTAAGACTGAGGTTTTTGAGCAGTTACAAACCCTGTTGATGAATTTTCCCACCGCTTGCACCATGGCCGAGGCTAAACCCAATTTACCCGCTAAAAATTTAATTGCTTTATTTACCCCCTTAAAAAACCTGCTCCAGACTTGGGGGTATGAACCCATTGGTTCAGCTTGGGAACAGGTGATTTTTGACCCCCAAATTCATCAAGGCGATCGCAATGATATTCAAGCGGGGGATTTAGTGTATATTCGCTTTGTGGGCTACCGAGAGGGCGATCGCATTCTCTGTCCCGCTAAGGTCAGTCGCACCTTACCCAAAACCTAA
- a CDS encoding Hsp70 family protein, with translation MNTVAIDFGTSNTVVSFLEPDTQTPKTLRFGEMSRLFRSKSKDGSWVDVPVIPSLLYVQAADQILIGEQVRSQRLGFTEPERLFKGFKRELAADFQMPPRQLEGLTYDAQTVSERFLGQIWQSIQKQDITPSELIFTVPVGAFERYLDWFNDFADQLGVEQRRFIDESTAAALGYAVQNPGALVLVIDFGGGTLDLSLVRTEGAMGNQQAVSAQVLAKSDAYVGGEDIDIWIVEDYLRQQGTSRDGVDEVSWQNLLELAERLKIRLSGEEKAAESWLDEENFMSYDLSLDREQFEDILERHQFLEQLREALDEVVMTALGKGVQKSDIEQVLLVGGSCLIPAVQQLIVSYFGRSRVQLGKPFEAVCHGALALTQIEAVDDYLRHSYALRLWEPITRTYSYFTLFNRGSQYPCKREDPLTLQVAREGQKEIRLDIGEVAQVSQAEVTYDELGRMSSSKLHRQSQYRSLDSHHAQVCVAHLEPSGQVGMDRISVEFEVNEQRVLLATVKDLLTEQVLVEKGAIAKLQ, from the coding sequence ATGAATACTGTTGCTATTGATTTCGGCACCAGCAACACCGTCGTCAGTTTTTTAGAACCCGATACCCAAACCCCGAAAACCCTACGCTTCGGGGAAATGTCCCGGTTGTTTCGCAGCAAGAGTAAAGACGGGAGTTGGGTAGATGTGCCTGTAATCCCCAGTTTGCTCTATGTGCAGGCCGCCGATCAGATTTTGATTGGGGAACAAGTGCGATCGCAACGCCTCGGCTTTACGGAACCTGAACGCCTCTTTAAAGGCTTCAAACGCGAGTTAGCGGCTGATTTCCAAATGCCCCCCCGTCAACTGGAGGGTTTAACCTACGATGCCCAGACCGTCTCAGAACGGTTTTTAGGGCAAATCTGGCAAAGTATCCAAAAGCAAGATATAACCCCCTCAGAACTCATTTTTACCGTGCCTGTGGGCGCATTTGAACGGTATCTGGACTGGTTTAATGATTTTGCCGATCAATTAGGGGTCGAACAACGGCGCTTTATTGATGAGTCTACGGCCGCCGCCCTGGGGTATGCTGTGCAGAATCCCGGCGCGTTAGTTCTGGTAATTGATTTTGGGGGCGGCACTCTGGATTTAAGTTTAGTCCGCACCGAGGGCGCAATGGGCAACCAGCAAGCGGTTTCTGCCCAAGTCTTGGCTAAATCTGATGCCTATGTGGGGGGAGAGGATATTGATATCTGGATTGTGGAAGACTATCTCAGGCAACAGGGCACCTCCCGGGATGGTGTGGATGAGGTGAGTTGGCAGAATTTACTGGAGTTAGCAGAACGCTTGAAAATTCGCCTGTCTGGGGAAGAAAAGGCGGCGGAAAGCTGGCTCGATGAGGAAAATTTTATGTCCTATGATTTGAGTTTAGATCGGGAGCAGTTCGAGGACATTCTAGAACGCCACCAGTTTTTAGAACAGTTGCGGGAGGCCTTGGATGAAGTGGTGATGACGGCCTTGGGGAAAGGAGTCCAGAAAAGTGATATTGAACAAGTGTTACTGGTGGGGGGCAGTTGTTTAATTCCGGCGGTGCAACAGTTGATTGTCTCCTATTTTGGGCGATCGCGGGTACAACTGGGCAAACCCTTTGAGGCCGTCTGTCATGGGGCTTTAGCCCTCACCCAAATTGAAGCGGTAGATGACTATTTACGCCACAGTTACGCCCTCCGTCTTTGGGAACCGATCACCCGCACTTATTCCTATTTCACCCTATTTAATCGAGGGAGTCAGTATCCTTGTAAACGGGAAGATCCCTTAACCTTACAAGTGGCTAGGGAAGGACAGAAGGAAATTCGCCTTGATATTGGGGAAGTGGCTCAAGTGAGTCAAGCTGAAGTAACCTATGATGAGTTGGGGCGAATGTCGAGCAGTAAACTCCATCGTCAATCCCAGTATCGCTCCCTTGACAGTCATCATGCCCAAGTCTGTGTCGCCCATTTAGAACCGAGTGGACAGGTGGGTATGGATCGAATTTCGGTAGAATTTGAGGTGAACGAGCAACGGGTACTGCTCGCCACGGTCAAGGATTTGTTAACCGAACAGGTGTTAGTCGAAAAAGGTGCGATCGCTAAATTGCAATAA
- a CDS encoding HAS-barrel domain-containing protein, whose translation MRVPLPQFATDNRPPEHIAEVIETTTTEFLAQCLDPEELNFPLMPPFGSWVKAWDEESGNKIFGIVTYATTSPIDSVHRARALGLSLEELRSEQPQIFAMLKTEFRAALVGFETPSGGNNGPSSAQGAMFQYLPPRPPQIHQGVYQCDRPEIIAFTENLDFLRTLLQVKNVPVEALVAACLRQIYQLRQCDRPWLVKAGRALSQLLKDDYDNLRYILSQIHP comes from the coding sequence ATGCGTGTTCCCCTCCCCCAATTTGCCACCGACAATCGGCCCCCTGAACATATTGCCGAAGTCATCGAAACCACAACAACCGAGTTTCTGGCGCAATGTTTAGACCCCGAAGAATTAAACTTTCCCCTCATGCCGCCCTTTGGCAGTTGGGTCAAGGCCTGGGACGAAGAATCCGGGAATAAAATCTTTGGGATTGTCACCTATGCCACCACTTCCCCCATTGATTCCGTTCACCGGGCGCGAGCGTTAGGGCTATCCTTAGAAGAATTACGATCCGAACAGCCTCAAATCTTTGCCATGCTCAAAACCGAGTTTCGCGCCGCCCTAGTTGGCTTTGAAACGCCCTCTGGGGGGAATAACGGCCCATCTAGCGCACAGGGGGCTATGTTCCAGTATTTACCCCCTCGCCCTCCCCAAATTCATCAAGGCGTGTACCAGTGCGATCGCCCCGAAATCATCGCCTTCACCGAAAACCTAGACTTCCTGCGCACCCTCCTCCAAGTCAAAAACGTTCCCGTTGAAGCCCTCGTCGCCGCCTGCCTCCGCCAGATTTATCAACTGCGTCAATGCGATCGCCCTTGGCTCGTCAAAGCCGGACGCGCCCTCAGTCAACTCCTCAAAGACGATTACGACAATTTACGTTACATCCTCAGCCAAATTCACCCCTAA
- the ppsA gene encoding phosphoenolpyruvate synthase, which yields MVSTSLDRTSDASKEKALILWFEEVGTHDVGLVGGKNSSLGEMIQLLQPKGVNVPTGFATTAYAFRYFVKEAGLEAKLRELFSDLDVNNVQNLQERGKQARALVLNTPFPQDLQMAIASAYKRLCERYGASSELCDRFSDPEARQLCEEQSKDTDVAVRSSATAEDLPEASFAGQQETYLNVQGVKGVLESCHKCFASLFTDRAISYREHNGFDHFSVALSVGVQKMVRSDLSTSGVMFSIDTETGFKNAALITAAYGLGENVVQGAVNPDEYYVFKPTLKDGCRPILEKRLGEKAIKMVYDVGGSKLTKNVEVPLTERQKYCISDDEILQLAKWAVQIEEHYSEVRGQFTPMDIEWAKDGITGELFIVQARPETVQSQKSANVLVSYELKEHSKVLVTGRSVGAAIGQGKAQVIHNVSNITQFKPGEVLITNRTDPDWEPIMKQASAIVTNQGGRTCHAAIIAREMGIPAIVGCGDATEKIATGQDVTVCCSEGDEGHIYEGLLPYELKETQLDNLPRTKTQILMNIGNPEQAFSLAGIPADGVGLARLEFIIANHIKAHPMALLKYDELEDENVKAEIVELTKGYDDKPEFFVDKLARGIAMIAAAFYPKPVIVRMSDFKSNEYANLLGGRQFEPKEENPMIGWRGASRYYDPNYAEAYALECKAFKRVRDEMGLTNVVPMVPFCRTPEEGKRVLEEMAKQGLERGVNGLQVYVMCELPSNVILADQFSEVFDGFSIGSNDLTQLTLGLDRDSALVAHLFDERNDGVKRMVKMAIETAKAKGRKIGICGQAPSDYPEFAQFLVELGIDSMSLNPDSVLQTILMVAEVEQKNA from the coding sequence ATGGTTAGCACAAGCCTTGACCGAACCAGTGATGCCTCTAAAGAAAAAGCTTTAATTCTTTGGTTTGAAGAAGTAGGCACCCATGATGTCGGTCTAGTAGGCGGGAAAAACTCCTCATTGGGTGAAATGATCCAATTATTACAACCCAAAGGAGTGAATGTTCCAACCGGTTTTGCCACAACCGCTTATGCGTTCCGCTACTTCGTCAAAGAAGCTGGTCTAGAAGCCAAATTACGGGAATTATTCAGTGATTTGGATGTTAACAACGTTCAAAACCTACAAGAACGGGGTAAACAAGCGCGGGCGTTGGTCTTAAACACCCCCTTCCCCCAAGACCTGCAAATGGCGATCGCCTCCGCTTACAAACGGCTTTGTGAACGCTACGGTGCAAGCTCAGAACTGTGTGATCGTTTCAGCGACCCCGAAGCCCGTCAACTTTGTGAAGAACAAAGCAAAGACACCGACGTAGCCGTTCGTTCCAGCGCCACCGCCGAAGACTTACCCGAAGCCAGTTTTGCCGGACAACAAGAAACCTATCTGAACGTACAAGGGGTAAAAGGCGTTTTAGAATCTTGTCATAAATGCTTCGCCTCCCTGTTCACCGACCGCGCTATTTCCTACCGGGAACACAACGGATTTGATCACTTCTCCGTTGCCCTCTCCGTTGGTGTCCAAAAAATGGTACGTTCTGACCTCTCCACCTCTGGGGTTATGTTCTCCATCGACACCGAAACCGGGTTCAAAAATGCCGCGTTAATCACCGCCGCCTATGGTTTAGGGGAAAACGTGGTACAAGGTGCCGTCAACCCCGATGAATACTATGTATTCAAGCCCACCCTGAAAGATGGTTGCCGTCCGATCTTAGAAAAACGCCTCGGCGAAAAAGCCATCAAAATGGTTTACGATGTCGGCGGTTCCAAACTGACCAAAAACGTTGAAGTTCCCCTGACTGAACGGCAGAAATATTGCATCAGCGACGATGAAATTCTGCAACTGGCAAAATGGGCTGTTCAAATTGAAGAACACTACTCCGAAGTACGCGGTCAATTCACCCCAATGGACATTGAGTGGGCGAAAGACGGGATTACCGGAGAACTGTTCATCGTTCAAGCCCGCCCTGAAACCGTTCAATCCCAAAAATCCGCCAACGTTTTAGTGAGCTATGAACTGAAAGAACACAGCAAGGTTCTGGTCACAGGTCGCAGTGTTGGCGCAGCCATCGGTCAAGGGAAAGCTCAAGTTATCCATAACGTGAGCAACATCACCCAGTTCAAACCCGGCGAAGTGCTGATTACCAACCGCACAGACCCCGACTGGGAACCCATCATGAAACAAGCCAGTGCCATCGTCACCAACCAAGGGGGGCGGACTTGCCACGCGGCCATTATTGCTCGTGAAATGGGGATTCCTGCCATTGTAGGTTGTGGTGATGCCACCGAAAAAATCGCCACCGGACAAGATGTTACCGTTTGTTGTTCTGAAGGGGACGAAGGTCACATCTACGAAGGTTTATTACCTTACGAATTGAAAGAAACCCAACTGGATAACCTGCCTCGCACCAAGACTCAAATCTTGATGAACATTGGTAATCCAGAACAAGCGTTCTCCTTAGCAGGGATTCCTGCCGATGGTGTTGGTTTAGCTCGTTTAGAGTTCATCATTGCCAACCACATCAAAGCTCACCCGATGGCCTTGTTGAAATACGACGAACTCGAAGATGAAAACGTGAAAGCGGAAATCGTCGAGTTGACAAAAGGCTATGATGACAAACCGGAATTCTTCGTCGACAAACTGGCTCGCGGGATTGCGATGATTGCCGCCGCCTTCTATCCCAAACCCGTTATCGTGCGGATGTCTGACTTCAAATCCAATGAGTACGCGAACTTACTCGGCGGTCGTCAGTTTGAACCGAAAGAAGAAAACCCGATGATTGGCTGGCGTGGTGCTTCCCGCTACTATGACCCCAACTATGCTGAAGCTTACGCTTTAGAATGTAAAGCCTTCAAACGGGTGCGCGACGAAATGGGTCTGACCAACGTTGTGCCGATGGTTCCCTTCTGCCGGACTCCTGAAGAAGGCAAACGGGTATTAGAAGAAATGGCTAAACAAGGTCTGGAACGGGGCGTAAACGGTTTACAAGTTTATGTGATGTGTGAACTGCCCAGTAACGTGATTTTGGCCGACCAATTCTCAGAAGTGTTTGATGGTTTCTCCATCGGTTCTAATGACTTAACCCAATTAACGTTAGGGTTAGACCGTGACTCCGCTTTAGTGGCTCACCTGTTCGACGAACGGAACGACGGTGTGAAACGGATGGTGAAAATGGCCATTGAAACCGCAAAAGCTAAAGGTCGTAAGATCGGGATTTGTGGTCAAGCGCCCAGTGACTATCCTGAATTCGCTCAGTTCTTAGTGGAATTAGGCATTGACTCCATGAGTTTGAATCCTGACTCTGTGCTGCAAACCATCTTGATGGTGGCAGAAGTGGAGCAGAAGAACGCCTAG